One window from the genome of Ananas comosus cultivar F153 linkage group 13, ASM154086v1, whole genome shotgun sequence encodes:
- the LOC109719748 gene encoding LOB domain-containing protein 12-like codes for MDRKTGGSSPCASCKLLRRRCAKDCIFAPYFPPDDPHKFAIVHKVFGASNVSKMLQELPVHQRGDAASSLVYEANARVRDPVYGCVGAISYLQNQVAQLQMQLAMAQAEILCVQMQQETPFAREQKIGIDDDDDHDDKHFMLQHSGFSHGVNQFMSFSSPGTNVVQEPLKRESLWA; via the exons ATGGATCGAAAGACGGGCGGGAGCTCCCCTTGCGCATCGTGCAAGCTGTTACGAAGGCGGTGCGCGAAAGATTGCATTTTCGCTCCGTATTTCCCTCCCGACGATCCCCACAAGTTCGCGATCGTCCACAAGGTCTTCGGTGCCAGCAATGTTAGCAAAATGTTGCAg GAACTTCCGGTTCATCAAAGAGGGGATGCCGCGAGCAGTCTCGTGTACGAGGCGAATGCGAGGGTAAGGGATCCGGTTTACGGTTGCGTCGGGGCGATCTCGTACCTCCAAAACCAAGTCGCGCAGCTTCAGATGCAGCTCGCGATGGCTCAGGCGGAAATTTTGTGCGTCCAGATGCAGCAGGAGACTCCCTTTGCGCGCGAACAAAAGATCGgaatcgacgacgacgacgaccacgACGACAAGCACTTCATGTTGCAGCACAGTGGTTTCTCTCATGGTGTAAATCAGTTCATGAGTTTTTCCTCCCCTGGTACCAATGTAGTGCAGGAGCCTCTCAAGAGAGAGTCTCTTTGGGCATAA